DNA sequence from the Brevundimonas sp. NIBR10 genome:
TCATGCGGGTTTCGAACACCGGCTCGCCCGAGAGGCGCGCGGCCGCAATGATCATTTCGAAGGTGGTGTTGCCGATCGAGGAGACCGTAACCACCATCCGGAAGCGATCATCGGGCCGCAGAAAGCTGCGGAAGACCGTCGACAGGGCTTTCATCGGCAGGCCGAGCCTGCGATCTGTGGCCGGGTCCCTCAGTTCGCCGATGACCTCGCTGGACAGATACTGGGCCGCCCCGGCGGCGTAGTCGCCAAACCGGGGCGTGTAGACGAAACCGGCGGGATCGCAGTCTCCCCAAAGCACCTGACGCTCGACTGTGACCGGGCGCCGGCCCACCAGGCCCTCGCGAAAATGGATCATCCCGCCAACGCCAAAGAGGGGGCGTCATCGGGCGGCGCAAGATGGCCGTACCGCTCCATGAAGTCGGGGAACTCGGAGCGCAGACGGTCCAGCCCGATGCGGCCGGTTCGCATCATGAAGTCGAAGACGAACGGCACGGGCTCCAGACGGTCGGCGATCTCGCCGACATTTTCATACCAGGCGATGCTGCGATCGCGCGCCTCAACGAGCTTGGCCTTGGCCGGTTCACGCACCTTGCGGAAGGTGGCGAGGGCGGCGTCGACGTCGTTCGGGTTCTCGATGATGGAGAAGGCGAGGGTGACCGCATCATCCATGGCCATCCGCGTTCCGGAGCCGATGGTCGGGTGCGGACTGTGCAGGGCGTCTCCGATCAGGACGCGGTTGCCGACCGACCAGTTGTCCACCTCGACCATCGTCAGGGCGCGCCAGATCGAGTTGTTGGTGATCAGATTGCCGCCGTCGAGCTCTTCGGCGAACATCGCCGTGCTAAACGCGACCTGTTCGTCGTGGGACATTTCGCCGAGCCCGGAGCGCCGCCAGGCTTCGTCGTCGCATTCCGCCACGAAGGTGCTGGTCAGCTCGGTGTGGGCGTAGCCCACCGACCAGAAATAGCCGAACTCCGTCTTCTTGAAGATCAGGAACGGCGGCGCGTAGTGCCGGTCGGAACCGTACCAAGCCATCCGGTTGGTCAGGGTCCGGCTTCGCGTGCCGAACTCCGCCTCATGCGCCCGGCGGACGATCGAATTGCTGCCGTCGGAGCCGACGACCAGGTCGCAGTCCGCGAACCGGTCCAGGCCCTCAAGCCGGACGTCATAATGGATCCGCGCCCCGGCGGCTTCGGCGTGGCGTTTGAGAATGCCGAGCAGGGTCAGGCGCCCGATGCCTGCGCCATAGCCGTCGCGCTCGACCAGGATGCGTTCGCCCCGGTGACCCAGAAGCTGATGCCGGCCGAAATAGGCCGAACGCATGATCTCGTCGTGTGACGCCTCATCCGCCATGCGCATACGCCCCCAGCTGGAGCTGTTCAGGCCGACACCGAAGCCGTAGGTCGCGTCCCTCGGATTCTGTTCATAGACATCGATGCTGGCCCCGGGGAGACGCTTGCCCAGGATCAGCGCGAGGTAGAGGCCGGCCGGGCCGGCGCCGACGATCCCGATTTTCATTCCACGCCCCTGATGATCATCTCGTCCTTGTCGAAGGCCGCGATGCGACCAACGATCCCGCCGATCAAAGCCGAGTTCCACAGCGCCGGACCGAGGCCCAGGGCCTTGCGTCGCAGCCGGATCTCGTCCTCGGCCTCGATGCGCCAGTAGCCCTTCACAGGCTCGCGCACGGCATAGCCCGCCTCGCGTGACGTCTCGACGACCGGAAGGAACTCCTCCAGGTCCGGCACATAGATCACCGCCGTCATGCCGCGGTCTCCAGAAGACGGGCGACAAGCTGGCCCTTGCGTTCCCAGATGTCGGTGATGCTGCGCAGCCGGTCGCCGGCGGCGGCGGCGGCGTCCTCCGCCTCGATCGCGGCCTGGATCGACATCTCGGCGTCAAGGGCGTCGAGGGGGACGAAGGGGCGCAGTGGCGCGGTGATTTCGACGCTGTAGCCGTTCGGGTCCAGGCAGTAGATCGACTCGATCACTTCGTGACGGAGCTGATAGCGGATCTCGAGACCCTTGCCCTCAAGGCGGGCGCGCCACCGGGCGAGGGTTTCCAGATCGGGGACCTGCCAGGCCGTGTGGGTGGCCCGGTCGAAGTGGTGTTCCTTCTGCACCAGCTCCGTGGGCCGATCGGTGCCGATATAGTAGAAGAAGGCGATCGTGCTGCCGTTTCCGCTGTCGAAGAAGAAATGCAGGAAGTCGGGGTGGTCGTTGGGGCCCCAGCCGCGCGCCGCGATGCAGTGGATCAGGGGAAGGCCCATGATGTCGCGATAGAATTCGACGGTCTCGCGCAGCTTCCAGGTTGGCCGGGCGGTATGGTGGACGCCATTCAGCGTCAGGGTCAGGTCTGGCTCAGTCATGACGAATCTCCTTGGACGGTGAAGGGCTCATGCGGCCGCCTGCCCCTCTTGCTCGAGGGCCGCGATGACGGCCTTCTTCATGGCCGCCTTGTCGATCTTGCCGACCTTGGTCAGGGACAGCGCCGCGACGGTCTGCACGCGTTCGGGCCATTTGAACTTGGCGACGCCGACGGCGCCGAAGAACCGCTGCAGCTCCGCAAGATCGAACCCGGGCGCATCGGCCTTGAGCACGATCATGGCGCAGGCGCGCTCGCCCATCCGGGGACAGGGATAGGCGACGACCGCGGCATGCATGACCGCAGGGTGTCGGAGCAGGACGCCTTCGACTTCCGCGGCGTTGATCTTTTCTCCGCCCCGGCTGATGACGTCCTTGAGGCGACCCTCGTAGCGGAAGTAGCTGAGCCCGCCGATCCGGACCCGGCTCATCAGGTCCCCGCTGCGGTAAAAGCCGTCCTCGGTGAAGGCTTCGCGGTTCCGCGCCGGGGCGTTGAAATACCCGGGCACGATAAAGGGGCCTCTGCAGGCCATCTCGCCCACCTCGCCGTCGCGAACCTCACGCGATCCTTCCGGCTCGAGGATCACGACCTCGTCCCAGTCCGATAACGGCCGGCCGAGCGTGGTCTTCCAGACGTCCTCCGGGTCGCCCGTCCGCGGATAGAGGTTCAGCCCTTCGGTCATCCCGAACATCTGCCAGGTCGGGACGCCGAGCCAGGCGCGGGCCTGTTCCGCCATTTCCGTCGAGCCCGCCTGCCACAGGGCGCGCACGCTCGAGAAATCGGCGCCCAGGGCCTGGGCCTGCTGGAAATAGGGCGTCAGCCCGCTGATCAGCTGGGCGATCCAGGTCGGACGGGCGTCCGTGATGAGGCGGGCGAAGCTCTCGCCGCTGAGCTCGGAGGCGATGGCCACGGTTCCGCCGGCCAGCAGGGTGGGGCCCCAGCAGCAGCCCATGGCGGCGTTGTGAATGGGGGGATAGGCGATGAACATGGTGTCGTCGGCCCGGTAACCGAGCCGCTCGATCGTCAGCGTCATGTTCAGGAGATAGTCGTTCTGGAACCGCGGGATGATCTTGGGCACTCCGGTGGTGCCCCCGGACAGCTGGAAGATCGCGACCTGGAACGGATCGCGGGGCACCGCGGCCACGGTGGCGCGCGCCGCCTCGGGCGTCTGGGCCTCCGTCAGGGCGTCAAGGCGTGTGATGTCGGCTGCGGGAGCTCCGCGGGCCGCGACGATGAATTTGAGCGTCGGCGTGCGGGTCTGCACGGCTCTGGCGAAGGCCACCAGATCGAATCTGGGATCGTCCCCGTCGACGAGGTGCATCCGGGCGTGGCCCTCGGTCGCCAGATATTCGATCTCGTGCTCGCGATGGGCGAGAAGCGAGCAGATCGGGATGATGCCGGCCTTGAGACAGCCGATGAAGGCGACGTAGAATTCCGGCGAATTCCGCATCTGGAAAAGCGCGCGGTCCAGCGGCTTCATGCCCAGGGCCAGAAAGCCTGCGGCCGCACGATCGCTGCGAACGTCCAGATCGGCATAGGTGACGGTTTCGCCCTCGTACCAGAGCGCGGCGCGGTCCGCGTTTCGCGTGAAGCTGTCCATCAGCCCGTCGATCAGGCCGCGGCGGGGCAACTCGCCGGCGGACAGGTATTTCGCCAGCCTCACAGGGTCGGGGTAGATGACGCCGGGCATCGGCCGGGCGACCCTGTCGACGCGAGCCGTGTCCTGGGTCATTTGAACGTCTCCTCGATCCAGGCGGTCAGAAGATTGCAGGCGAGGGTCTGTCCGCTGGTCTCGCCGGGCGTGAGGGCCAGGCCGTGGTGATTGCCGCGCACCTTTGCGCGCTGCTTGTTCGCCGAGCCGATGCTGGCGAAGATCCCGTCAAGATCGGAGGGGAAGACCGAGTTGTCGCCCGTCATCTCGATCATCATCACCGGCTGATGGATGGCGCCGCCGGTCTTTTCGAAGGCGGCGTTGGAGGTGACGCCCGACCAGGTCGAGAGCCAGCTCTCCGGCGTGCAGACCCGGCCGAAGCCGACCGCGCCGAAGTTCGAGGCGAACGGATCCGGTCCCCACAAGGAGCCGAAGGAGCGATCGGAAGGATCGAGAGAGAGATCGAAGCATCGAGGATCGGCATCGGTGCGCCAGACCTGGAAGATCGGCTGATGCGCCGCCACGATCCGGTCCAGAGGCGTGGCGGTCCCCGCCTTCAGGCGGCTGCGGGCCTCCTGTTTTTCGGCGACCTTCTCAAGGGCGAAGGCGTCGATCCGCTCCACGCGCCGACGCTGGGCGACGCGGTAACGGGCCAGGAAGTCCGGATCGTAATGGGCGCCCTCGGGAGGCCGGGCGTAGCCGTTCTTCGGGCTGAAGGGGAACAGGTCGGGATCGATCGAACGGGCGTCCGTCTCGTCGACGACGGAGGGGTCGATCTCGTTCAACAGCAGCTTGCCCTGTCCCGGATGGGGCGAGATGAACATGAAGCCGTCGAGGGCGGGCATGGTCGCCAAGTTCAGTTTGGTCGGTCGCCCGGAGGGGGTGCGGGCGATACGGGCGTCGGGCGCGAGCAGGGCCTGCTGATTATAGAAGGCGATCAGGCTGGCGCCGCCCGAGACGCCCAGGCTCAGAACCCTTTCGAAGCGCTCCCGCAGGAAGGCGATGCCGGCTGCTGCGTCCTGGATGGCGAGTTCGTGCTCGAGCCGCAAATCATTCCCGGTTGTCCGGGCGCCTTGCGACCAGCAGGCGATCCCGGCCTCCAGCAAGTACGGAATGGCGTAGAAGGTGAGCGTCATCTCCCGGGGGTGCATGATGAAGGCGACGGTCTTCTCGCCGCCCCGGCTGTAGAGACAGCCGGTCGCCTGGGCGCCGTCCGCCGTCGTCAGGCGCTGGATCTCGACCTTGGTGCCGGCGGGAAGGAGGTCGGGATTCCATCCCGACCCCCGCAGGCCCGCCGTGGGCGCTGATGCATTCATTAGAATTTCGCGTTCAACTCGATGCCGAGCTGACGGCCTTTCTGGATGGTGTAGTAGTAAGCGACATTGGTGACGACCGGGACCGAGGCCCCGTTCTGCTCATGGTCCCCGAGGTTTCGGCCGTAGAGCGAGGCCGACCAGATCCCGCCCGGGGCGTCCCAGGTCAGGTTGGCGTTCAGATTGCGGTAGGGGACGAAGATGGTGGAGTTGGCCTCGTTGCCGAACGAGCCGCTGCGGTAGCCGTAATCGACATGGGCGCTGAGCTGGCCGCCGGCGACGTCGCCGGTGTAGGTGGCGCCGACGTTGTAGGTCCACGGCGACAGGCGAGGGATCTTCAGGGCGTAGTCGGCCTCGTTGATGACGCCGTTGCCGTTGAGATCCAGACGCACGTCCGTGTATTCGCCGTGGGTGTAGCCGAAGTTGGCGTTCAGCTGCAGGGCGCGGGTCGGCGCATAGATGAACTCGCCTTCGGCCCCGTAGATTTCGGCGTCGACCGCATTGAACAGGATCTGCACCGGCCCGGTCGGGCCCTGGGTGTTGGAATCCCGCTGCATATTGCCGATGTCGTTGTAGAAGCCGGTGAGGTTGATCCTCAGGGTCCTGTCGAGCCAGCCCGACTTCAGGCCCAGCTCATAGGTCTTCTGGCGTTCCTGGTCATAGACCCCCGGATCGATCGGATTG
Encoded proteins:
- a CDS encoding acyl-CoA thioesterase, with translation MIHFREGLVGRRPVTVERQVLWGDCDPAGFVYTPRFGDYAAGAAQYLSSEVIGELRDPATDRRLGLPMKALSTVFRSFLRPDDRFRMVVTVSSIGNTTFEMIIAAARLSGEPVFETRMTRICLDPVAVAAVRLPEAVRARLEDYQRECGE
- a CDS encoding FAD-dependent monooxygenase: MKIGIVGAGPAGLYLALILGKRLPGASIDVYEQNPRDATYGFGVGLNSSSWGRMRMADEASHDEIMRSAYFGRHQLLGHRGERILVERDGYGAGIGRLTLLGILKRHAEAAGARIHYDVRLEGLDRFADCDLVVGSDGSNSIVRRAHEAEFGTRSRTLTNRMAWYGSDRHYAPPFLIFKKTEFGYFWSVGYAHTELTSTFVAECDDEAWRRSGLGEMSHDEQVAFSTAMFAEELDGGNLITNNSIWRALTMVEVDNWSVGNRVLIGDALHSPHPTIGSGTRMAMDDAVTLAFSIIENPNDVDAALATFRKVREPAKAKLVEARDRSIAWYENVGEIADRLEPVPFVFDFMMRTGRIGLDRLRSEFPDFMERYGHLAPPDDAPSLALAG
- a CDS encoding VOC family protein, translated to MTEPDLTLTLNGVHHTARPTWKLRETVEFYRDIMGLPLIHCIAARGWGPNDHPDFLHFFFDSGNGSTIAFFYYIGTDRPTELVQKEHHFDRATHTAWQVPDLETLARWRARLEGKGLEIRYQLRHEVIESIYCLDPNGYSVEITAPLRPFVPLDALDAEMSIQAAIEAEDAAAAAGDRLRSITDIWERKGQLVARLLETAA
- a CDS encoding AMP-binding protein → MTQDTARVDRVARPMPGVIYPDPVRLAKYLSAGELPRRGLIDGLMDSFTRNADRAALWYEGETVTYADLDVRSDRAAAGFLALGMKPLDRALFQMRNSPEFYVAFIGCLKAGIIPICSLLAHREHEIEYLATEGHARMHLVDGDDPRFDLVAFARAVQTRTPTLKFIVAARGAPAADITRLDALTEAQTPEAARATVAAVPRDPFQVAIFQLSGGTTGVPKIIPRFQNDYLLNMTLTIERLGYRADDTMFIAYPPIHNAAMGCCWGPTLLAGGTVAIASELSGESFARLITDARPTWIAQLISGLTPYFQQAQALGADFSSVRALWQAGSTEMAEQARAWLGVPTWQMFGMTEGLNLYPRTGDPEDVWKTTLGRPLSDWDEVVILEPEGSREVRDGEVGEMACRGPFIVPGYFNAPARNREAFTEDGFYRSGDLMSRVRIGGLSYFRYEGRLKDVISRGGEKINAAEVEGVLLRHPAVMHAAVVAYPCPRMGERACAMIVLKADAPGFDLAELQRFFGAVGVAKFKWPERVQTVAALSLTKVGKIDKAAMKKAVIAALEQEGQAAA